Proteins found in one Mesorhizobium sp. CAU 1732 genomic segment:
- a CDS encoding phage tail protein, whose product MAIFTAIGAAFTAISGFIGSLGAIGAFALQTAAGIGLNLLAQAIAGKPQDPKFSVNGTLQSGGDLPRTILFGYTATAGSLVYANTWGNVDETDNAYLTQVIALSDFPVRELREVWVNGELCTLGAVEHAERGYPVNEYRKDGYDNLWVKLYDGTQTAADPFLVSKVSSAARPYNSTRVGAGVAYAITTAKVTKNLFSGIPSFKFALYGARLYDITKDSTQGGSGTHRDNDPSTWGGDGDFLPAVQIYNVLRGINYGGKWLYGVQGMSGVRLPAAHWRGQINKCRAVIASADGPVPTYRSGGEVAVDAPIGDAIEAFLTTCQGRLSEAGGVYKLYCGAPGSPVASFTDGEILSSEEQSFTPFFGLADTINGISARYPSPAEGWNQKVAPPLYRPDLEVLAGNRRLMADVPLDFVPYAEQVQRLMKSALEEAQRARRHTFVLPPQYWVLEPGDIVSWTSERNGYITKLFRVDGVVDRANLDVMVDLTEVDPADYDWNSETDFHPPVDGAVGPVRPSPQPIIDWFAEPWQIEDALGRARRPAIRLAWNGDQPDVDAVVFEVALAETLEVIHRGRTDEVEVGSLVTSQGLLPNEDYYVIGRYDSASQREMVWSAPLLVRTLDIRMGDDDVYLPGLIEEVAESVKEGLDFVGPEQIRTLRENMRRLALYGIEQDGANVLDKQEWRQAVTATALDTTAKYELLVQTRVQEINGIISTVSGRVETLEAITVPALISAQDAVSVRVDQAENAIVAAGARVATLEGAMTGYTGANALASAFNGQSIQISNLAGDLTSVATGLSLVETSVGRFSASGLFRTSVMSTESGAQSTIGIAAAASSGGAPTTAALLLNARAGGIGEVGIIADRFYMRDAAGRFDPFIIDSGTAYFNNARIRNLTATNINVANLTAQTGFFDNLTLVDGNIPARIITAEASFSGSLPSSLTWASGTVATPPSSGFAAREWIIGQEVINSNSGLPIFYNLAGSFSRSYTFTGSGSVTLIGRLIMRVMSGSTMLREFIVAADSFTRTGTGSVAVAGSDSALLYAAVPSAGNYTLRAVLYLAHNPTLGGSGPDTTGNTSAEGVATCNRF is encoded by the coding sequence ATGGCAATTTTTACCGCAATCGGGGCGGCCTTTACGGCTATCTCCGGTTTCATCGGCAGCCTTGGCGCTATCGGTGCATTCGCACTTCAGACGGCGGCAGGCATCGGTCTCAACCTGCTTGCGCAGGCCATTGCCGGCAAACCGCAAGACCCGAAGTTCAGCGTCAACGGCACGCTGCAGTCTGGCGGCGATCTGCCGCGCACGATCCTGTTTGGCTACACCGCGACGGCCGGCTCGCTGGTCTATGCGAACACTTGGGGTAACGTCGACGAGACTGACAACGCCTATCTGACACAGGTCATTGCTCTGTCGGACTTTCCGGTTCGGGAACTCCGCGAGGTTTGGGTCAACGGCGAACTCTGTACGCTCGGCGCAGTCGAGCACGCAGAGCGCGGCTATCCCGTCAATGAATACCGCAAGGACGGCTACGACAATCTCTGGGTAAAGCTTTACGACGGCACGCAGACGGCGGCCGACCCGTTCTTGGTGTCGAAAGTTTCGAGCGCCGCGCGCCCCTACAACAGCACCCGCGTTGGTGCCGGCGTGGCCTATGCCATCACGACCGCCAAGGTCACCAAGAACCTGTTTTCAGGCATTCCGTCGTTCAAGTTCGCGCTCTATGGCGCGCGGCTTTACGACATCACCAAGGACAGTACGCAGGGCGGCTCGGGCACTCACCGCGACAATGATCCGTCCACATGGGGCGGCGACGGCGATTTCCTGCCCGCGGTGCAGATCTACAACGTCCTGCGCGGCATCAACTACGGCGGAAAGTGGCTTTATGGCGTGCAGGGCATGTCAGGTGTCCGTCTGCCGGCCGCCCATTGGCGCGGGCAGATCAACAAGTGCCGCGCAGTCATTGCCAGCGCGGACGGTCCAGTGCCGACATATCGGTCGGGCGGCGAAGTTGCCGTAGACGCGCCAATTGGCGATGCGATCGAGGCTTTCCTGACGACGTGTCAGGGCAGGCTGTCCGAAGCCGGGGGCGTCTACAAGCTGTATTGCGGCGCTCCGGGTAGCCCGGTGGCGTCGTTCACGGACGGAGAAATCCTGTCCTCCGAAGAGCAGAGCTTTACGCCGTTCTTTGGTCTGGCCGACACGATTAACGGCATTTCGGCGCGCTATCCATCGCCCGCCGAAGGCTGGAACCAGAAGGTTGCGCCGCCGCTCTACCGTCCGGACCTTGAGGTTCTGGCTGGCAATCGCCGCCTGATGGCCGACGTTCCGCTCGACTTCGTCCCGTACGCGGAGCAGGTCCAGCGGCTCATGAAGTCGGCGCTTGAGGAAGCGCAGCGGGCGCGCCGGCATACCTTCGTCCTGCCACCTCAATATTGGGTGCTTGAGCCGGGCGATATAGTCTCGTGGACAAGCGAGCGCAACGGCTACATCACAAAACTCTTCCGCGTCGATGGCGTGGTTGATCGAGCCAATCTCGATGTGATGGTCGATCTGACGGAAGTCGATCCGGCCGACTACGACTGGAACAGCGAGACCGACTTTCATCCGCCTGTCGACGGCGCTGTCGGCCCGGTTCGCCCGTCGCCGCAGCCGATCATCGATTGGTTTGCGGAGCCTTGGCAGATTGAGGATGCGCTTGGTCGCGCGAGACGTCCGGCCATACGGCTGGCGTGGAATGGCGACCAGCCGGACGTTGACGCTGTCGTGTTCGAGGTGGCTCTGGCGGAAACGCTAGAGGTCATTCACCGCGGACGCACCGACGAAGTTGAAGTTGGTTCGCTGGTTACGTCGCAAGGCTTGCTGCCGAACGAAGACTATTACGTGATAGGGCGCTACGATTCAGCGTCCCAGCGCGAAATGGTTTGGTCGGCTCCGCTTTTGGTGCGGACGCTGGACATCCGTATGGGTGACGACGACGTCTATTTGCCCGGTCTCATCGAGGAAGTCGCCGAAAGCGTAAAGGAAGGCCTGGACTTCGTTGGCCCGGAACAGATCCGCACGTTGCGCGAGAACATGCGCCGGCTGGCGCTCTATGGCATCGAGCAAGACGGCGCGAACGTTCTCGACAAGCAGGAGTGGCGACAGGCCGTAACCGCTACGGCGCTGGATACGACTGCCAAGTATGAGTTGCTCGTTCAGACGCGCGTGCAGGAGATCAACGGCATCATCTCGACGGTGTCCGGCCGCGTCGAAACGCTGGAAGCGATCACGGTTCCGGCGCTGATAAGCGCACAGGACGCTGTGTCTGTTCGTGTCGATCAGGCGGAGAACGCGATTGTCGCGGCGGGTGCTCGTGTCGCGACACTCGAAGGTGCGATGACCGGCTACACCGGTGCAAACGCGCTTGCCAGCGCCTTCAACGGGCAGAGCATCCAGATATCGAACCTCGCTGGTGATCTCACGTCGGTAGCGACGGGGCTGTCGCTGGTTGAAACCTCGGTCGGCAGGTTCTCTGCGTCGGGCCTCTTCCGCACATCAGTTATGTCCACGGAAAGTGGCGCGCAATCGACGATCGGCATTGCGGCAGCAGCGAGTTCAGGTGGAGCGCCAACCACCGCAGCGCTTCTCTTGAACGCCCGGGCAGGTGGCATCGGTGAAGTCGGCATCATCGCCGATCGGTTCTACATGCGGGATGCGGCTGGCCGCTTTGACCCCTTCATCATCGACAGCGGCACGGCCTACTTCAACAACGCACGCATCCGCAACCTGACCGCGACGAACATCAATGTCGCGAACCTCACGGCTCAAACCGGCTTCTTCGACAACCTGACGCTCGTCGACGGCAATATCCCGGCGCGCATCATTACTGCGGAGGCTTCGTTTAGCGGGTCGCTTCCATCGTCCTTGACGTGGGCAAGCGGCACGGTTGCCACCCCGCCATCGTCTGGTTTCGCCGCTCGCGAATGGATTATTGGTCAAGAAGTCATAAATTCAAATTCCGGACTGCCAATATTCTATAATCTGGCGGGTAGTTTTTCACGAAGCTACACATTTACTGGTAGCGGGTCAGTCACTTTGATTGGGCGATTGATCATGCGGGTTATGAGCGGTTCAACAATGCTTAGAGAATTTATAGTAGCGGCGGATAGTTTCACTAGAACGGGCACTGGATCAGTAGCCGTTGCTGGAAGCGATAGCGCGCTCTTGTACGCAGCCGTCCCGAGTGCCGGAAATTATACACTTAGGGCTGTTCTTTATTTGGCCCACAACCCAACCTTGGGCGGCAGCGGGCCAGATACAACAGGCAACACGTCAGCGGAAGGCGTTGCTACCTGCAACAGGTTCTAG
- a CDS encoding GNAT family N-acetyltransferase produces MVRHATESDRLRVVRLLGESHKAAGFTFPFDAVRAEALFKQHMAAGLVLVLGDPAQGVLMAAATDHPFGMGRVAKETVWFIRPEARGRSAFKMLDAYEAWAREQGCVAVGMASLATNDVSRLYERRGYAAAETHFLKSL; encoded by the coding sequence ATGGTGAGGCACGCCACCGAGAGCGACCGCCTGCGCGTTGTGCGCCTGCTTGGCGAAAGTCACAAGGCGGCGGGGTTCACGTTCCCGTTCGATGCCGTGCGCGCCGAGGCGCTGTTCAAGCAGCACATGGCGGCTGGTCTTGTGCTGGTGCTTGGCGATCCCGCTCAAGGCGTCCTGATGGCAGCCGCAACGGACCATCCGTTCGGCATGGGCCGCGTAGCCAAAGAAACGGTTTGGTTCATCCGGCCCGAAGCCCGCGGACGCTCCGCATTCAAGATGCTGGACGCCTACGAGGCGTGGGCGCGCGAGCAAGGCTGCGTCGCTGTCGGCATGGCATCGCTCGCGACCAATGACGTCTCCCGTCTCTACGAACGGCGCGGCTACGCCGCTGCCGAGACGCACTTTTTGAAGAGCCTGTAG
- a CDS encoding tape measure protein gives MAVTVEELRAVMRMEMKPFMRDLQQMNGVSSKAARQVEQTWRNANRRLDGIGKNMARSLIAPMAGIGAALGARELIRLTDTWTDLNSRVSLAAGGMEKGAEVMGRLGEVARRTYSSLEQTAEGYLLNATAMRELGYSTSQTLDYTESVNNALVISGAKGQRAASVMDALSKAMAIGKLSGDDLNTVISTGGRLAEALAEGLGVTVNELRTLGSQGKITGRDIVSALSSQMEKLRKEAADMPATISDGVQLLQNALLEYVGNADQATGVSAKISEALVIMADNFDKTADVALQLASVIAGALIGRSLLKMISTLGLAGSALVRFTQALTAARTMASLSVAFTGLGAVAGPVGLLIGGAVVSSLVLFSSSTSDASAGADRFAARLEALSKKAEDAAVSVEAAGERFNEALKNALGHEVAAAADQFDEAHAAAVRLFSEIIDNAPRRLVNDEQLGSLEDLRDELERDAESAEEVKNELFALANANPNFQGLADQMQPLLDRLALVITAARQAKAELASVNSDPNAEAYQQYGASRVAGNAIQAEREAYEKDAMRRAKLGKDQLAIENEISRVREKSIKDGVQLTEDQIKRIAEANLAGNAGRSAEGKKPPKERADEYERLAERITEATAAQVAETEVMRGLNPLVDDYGYAVERARAEQELLNAALKAGKEITPELKAEIAGLANEYATATVEAAKLGESQDEIRRKAEEMQEFQKDLTRGIVDGLIQGKKAADIFAEALTKVGNKLLDMAFNAAFTPPGGGGFNFLSLLGLGGGVKFSGAPGLWSEGGYTGPGGKNQPAGVVHKGEVVWSQADVAAAGGVGIVEAMRRGYANGGPVGITAPTMPRLQAPANQNGPSVTYAPQIDARGASVEAVARLEQVIAKDKAEFSSRVLATVSKGQKGRHKF, from the coding sequence ATGGCTGTCACCGTGGAAGAACTCCGCGCAGTTATGCGCATGGAGATGAAGCCGTTCATGCGCGATTTGCAGCAGATGAACGGCGTCTCTTCCAAGGCGGCAAGACAGGTCGAGCAGACCTGGCGCAATGCGAACCGTAGGCTTGACGGCATCGGCAAGAACATGGCGCGCAGCTTGATTGCGCCCATGGCCGGAATTGGCGCCGCACTTGGTGCGCGCGAGCTTATCCGTCTCACGGACACTTGGACCGACCTGAACAGCCGCGTTTCACTCGCCGCGGGGGGTATGGAGAAGGGCGCCGAGGTTATGGGACGGCTGGGCGAGGTCGCCCGTCGCACATATTCGTCGCTTGAGCAGACGGCGGAAGGCTACCTTCTGAACGCGACCGCGATGCGCGAGTTGGGATACAGCACTAGTCAGACGCTCGACTACACGGAATCCGTCAATAACGCGCTGGTGATTTCAGGCGCTAAGGGGCAGCGTGCCGCATCCGTGATGGATGCTCTATCGAAGGCGATGGCGATTGGAAAGCTGTCCGGCGACGACCTTAACACGGTCATTTCGACGGGCGGTCGGCTCGCTGAGGCGCTGGCTGAGGGCCTTGGCGTTACCGTCAACGAATTGCGCACTCTCGGTTCGCAAGGCAAGATTACGGGCCGCGATATCGTTAGCGCGCTGTCCAGCCAGATGGAAAAGCTTCGCAAGGAAGCGGCGGACATGCCCGCCACCATTTCGGATGGTGTGCAGCTTCTGCAGAATGCCCTTCTCGAATATGTCGGCAACGCCGACCAAGCGACTGGCGTGTCTGCGAAGATCAGCGAGGCGCTGGTCATCATGGCGGATAACTTCGACAAGACGGCAGACGTTGCATTGCAACTCGCATCCGTCATTGCTGGCGCTTTGATTGGCCGATCGTTGCTTAAGATGATTTCGACGCTTGGCCTGGCAGGCTCGGCGCTGGTGCGCTTTACGCAGGCTCTTACGGCAGCCCGCACTATGGCGTCGCTGTCTGTGGCCTTCACGGGCCTTGGCGCTGTGGCCGGCCCTGTTGGGCTGCTTATAGGCGGCGCCGTTGTCTCGTCGCTGGTATTGTTTAGCAGCAGTACGAGCGACGCAAGCGCGGGCGCAGACAGGTTCGCTGCTCGACTTGAGGCACTTAGCAAAAAAGCAGAGGACGCCGCAGTATCGGTTGAGGCGGCCGGAGAGCGCTTTAACGAAGCCCTCAAAAACGCACTTGGACATGAGGTCGCGGCTGCCGCCGATCAATTTGACGAGGCGCACGCCGCTGCCGTCCGCTTGTTCTCAGAGATCATCGATAACGCGCCTCGCCGACTCGTCAATGACGAACAGCTTGGTTCTCTGGAGGATCTGCGGGACGAGCTTGAGAGGGATGCCGAATCCGCCGAAGAGGTGAAGAACGAACTCTTCGCCCTCGCCAACGCTAATCCGAATTTTCAGGGTCTGGCGGACCAGATGCAACCGCTCTTGGATCGTTTGGCGCTGGTTATTACGGCGGCTAGGCAGGCAAAAGCAGAGCTTGCTTCGGTCAATTCCGATCCGAACGCCGAAGCCTATCAGCAGTACGGCGCGTCTCGCGTCGCTGGCAATGCCATTCAGGCGGAGCGAGAGGCTTACGAGAAAGACGCCATGCGTCGCGCGAAGCTGGGCAAAGACCAGCTTGCCATCGAGAACGAAATATCGCGCGTTCGTGAGAAGTCCATCAAGGACGGCGTGCAGCTTACAGAAGACCAGATCAAGCGCATCGCCGAAGCCAACCTTGCGGGTAATGCAGGTCGATCGGCCGAGGGCAAAAAGCCACCGAAAGAACGCGCCGACGAATACGAACGACTCGCAGAACGCATCACTGAAGCGACGGCGGCGCAGGTTGCCGAAACCGAAGTTATGCGTGGCCTGAACCCACTCGTTGACGACTATGGCTACGCAGTTGAACGGGCGCGTGCTGAACAGGAACTTCTCAATGCTGCACTCAAGGCCGGGAAGGAAATCACCCCGGAACTGAAGGCCGAGATCGCGGGGCTCGCCAATGAGTACGCGACAGCCACGGTTGAGGCAGCAAAGCTCGGTGAGTCTCAAGACGAAATCCGCCGCAAGGCGGAAGAGATGCAGGAGTTCCAGAAAGACCTGACACGCGGAATCGTTGACGGGCTAATTCAGGGCAAGAAGGCTGCGGACATCTTTGCGGAGGCGTTGACGAAAGTCGGCAACAAACTGCTCGACATGGCCTTCAATGCTGCTTTCACGCCACCGGGGGGCGGCGGGTTCAACTTCTTGAGCCTGCTTGGCCTCGGAGGCGGCGTCAAATTCTCCGGCGCACCCGGCCTTTGGTCTGAAGGCGGCTACACCGGCCCCGGCGGCAAGAACCAGCCTGCCGGCGTGGTGCACAAAGGTGAGGTCGTGTGGTCGCAGGCGGATGTTGCCGCTGCTGGCGGCGTCGGCATCGTCGAGGCCATGCGGCGTGGTTACGCCAATGGCGGACCGGTGGGTATCACGGCGCCAACCATGCCGCGGCTACAGGCACCGGCCAATCAGAATGGCCCGTCCGTGACCTACGCCCCGCAGATCGATGCACGCGGTGCTTCGGTTGAGGCTGTTGCGCGGCTGGAGCAGGTCATCGCGAAGGACAAGGCGGAGTTTTCTTCGCGGGTTCTCGCGACCGTGAGCAAAGGCCAAAAGGGCCGGCACAAGTTTTAG
- a CDS encoding gene transfer agent family protein translates to MTQTLHEVFGGAERKFRLAIGELRELQEKCEAGPATILARLMSYQPQSEFLKRPHPKDFDLGENDSDYISALNVFALVRNFGGDWRVDDVREPIRLGLIGGGITPTDAWVAVSRYVDTRPLTEHISLAAAILLKALSEDKDDAVGKTEVETTEPKAETDA, encoded by the coding sequence ATGACACAGACCCTTCATGAAGTGTTCGGCGGGGCGGAGCGAAAGTTCCGCCTTGCCATCGGAGAGCTTCGCGAACTGCAGGAAAAGTGCGAGGCAGGCCCCGCGACGATCCTGGCGCGGTTGATGTCATATCAGCCTCAGTCGGAGTTCCTGAAGAGGCCCCACCCGAAAGACTTCGACCTTGGCGAGAACGACAGCGACTACATTTCCGCGCTGAACGTCTTTGCCTTGGTTAGAAACTTTGGTGGCGACTGGCGCGTCGATGACGTGCGCGAGCCAATCCGGCTCGGGTTGATCGGCGGCGGCATTACTCCCACCGATGCTTGGGTGGCGGTGTCGCGGTACGTCGATACACGCCCGCTCACGGAGCACATCAGCCTTGCGGCCGCGATCCTTCTTAAGGCGCTGTCCGAGGACAAGGATGACGCCGTGGGAAAAACGGAGGTGGAGACGACGGAGCCGAAGGCGGAGACGGACGCCTAG
- a CDS encoding phage tail tube protein translates to MEAYVAVTKQLLIQFSDGAEPEVFSHNCTINSSRDFAIEATTTDASAPDCEAPDAPNWVLRAVDTLSAGINGAGTMDPVSFGVLRDYMLAGAPFAVRVTLGGAGADLGGHFSGNYVMTSLGVAKEGKGYVSATVALQSDGEIVWVPGV, encoded by the coding sequence ATGGAGGCCTACGTGGCTGTAACGAAACAACTCCTTATCCAGTTCTCTGACGGCGCCGAGCCTGAAGTTTTTAGTCACAACTGCACGATCAACTCCAGCCGTGATTTTGCCATTGAGGCGACGACGACCGACGCTAGCGCACCGGACTGCGAAGCCCCGGACGCGCCGAATTGGGTTCTTCGCGCGGTTGACACGTTGTCGGCCGGCATCAATGGCGCCGGCACGATGGACCCTGTGTCTTTCGGCGTTCTCCGCGACTACATGCTTGCCGGCGCCCCGTTCGCCGTTCGCGTCACGCTAGGCGGCGCAGGCGCCGATCTGGGCGGCCACTTCTCCGGCAACTATGTCATGACGTCGCTTGGCGTCGCCAAGGAAGGCAAGGGCTATGTGTCCGCGACTGTTGCTCTTCAGAGCGACGGCGAAATCGTCTGGGTGCCAGGCGTCTAA
- a CDS encoding DUF3168 domain-containing protein: MASPNLPLQAAIVARLRGLNTAAGQRVYSTPPQGTATYPYVQVWPGFETPIDEECWDRTESTMQVDVWADTVNYLKTKEIAADIRNAVHEQPLAIVGHVADRVRVESINYTDDPPLYRARMSITIETQPS; encoded by the coding sequence ATGGCTAGTCCAAATCTACCACTGCAGGCTGCGATTGTTGCGCGGTTGCGCGGGCTGAATACCGCGGCAGGTCAGCGGGTTTACAGCACGCCTCCGCAGGGCACGGCAACTTACCCCTATGTGCAGGTCTGGCCAGGCTTCGAGACGCCGATCGACGAAGAGTGCTGGGATCGCACCGAAAGCACCATGCAGGTTGATGTGTGGGCTGACACGGTCAACTATCTGAAGACCAAGGAGATCGCTGCCGATATCCGCAACGCGGTGCACGAACAGCCCTTAGCGATCGTGGGCCATGTGGCCGATAGAGTCCGCGTGGAATCCATAAACTACACCGACGACCCGCCGCTCTATCGAGCGCGAATGTCGATCACGATCGAAACACAGCCGTCGTAA
- a CDS encoding HK97-gp10 family putative phage morphogenesis protein, translating into MKILNMERLKRKLARIPDAVKRRAQADLLLAGREINMLQRSLAPKDDGVLAGTIRTEALTDGTVGVEIKAGGAATTKAVRNSEKGNSPNYDYALAQEFGTKDMSPNPFFYPGYRARRKKALANVRRGWKRAMKDAASNG; encoded by the coding sequence ATGAAAATCCTGAACATGGAGCGTCTCAAGCGAAAGCTGGCGCGCATTCCCGACGCGGTAAAGAGGCGGGCGCAGGCTGACCTCTTGTTGGCAGGGCGCGAGATCAACATGCTGCAACGATCGCTTGCGCCAAAAGACGACGGTGTGCTTGCCGGAACGATCCGAACCGAAGCGCTGACGGACGGTACGGTTGGCGTCGAGATCAAGGCAGGCGGAGCGGCGACTACCAAAGCTGTTCGCAACAGCGAGAAGGGCAATTCCCCGAACTACGACTACGCCTTGGCGCAGGAATTTGGCACGAAGGATATGTCTCCTAATCCATTCTTCTACCCTGGTTACAGGGCGCGCCGAAAGAAGGCGTTAGCCAATGTAAGGCGGGGTTGGAAGAGGGCGATGAAAGACGCGGCAAGCAATGGCTAG
- a CDS encoding head-tail adaptor protein codes for MGAGSLREKFTILRAALTDDGYGGETETWTDLLTTAAQILYSRGGETVMAARLEAQQPAILTIRTSTVARSILPTDKAVNARTGEVFNIREHPRESRDNRGYLEMLVQSGVPQ; via the coding sequence ATGGGGGCGGGTAGTCTTCGCGAGAAATTCACAATTCTCCGGGCCGCCCTCACGGATGACGGGTACGGTGGCGAAACCGAAACGTGGACCGATTTGCTCACAACCGCTGCGCAGATCTTGTATTCGCGTGGCGGTGAAACGGTGATGGCGGCGCGCCTTGAGGCTCAACAGCCCGCGATCCTGACTATCCGCACTAGCACGGTCGCGCGCAGCATCCTTCCGACTGACAAGGCTGTCAACGCACGCACCGGCGAGGTGTTCAATATCCGAGAGCACCCGCGCGAGTCGCGCGACAACCGAGGATACCTCGAGATGCTGGTGCAGTCGGGCGTTCCACAATAG
- a CDS encoding head-tail connector protein — translation MVVSLELAKKHLRVWHDDEDEEIALYLAAAVAWTKTYTNRDVVPAGAEFAFDAATLLMMAGMFENREAVITGTIQAEIPTARRLLDPYRRLRV, via the coding sequence GTGGTCGTAAGTCTTGAGCTAGCCAAGAAGCATTTACGCGTCTGGCATGACGATGAGGACGAGGAAATCGCCCTCTACCTAGCGGCGGCCGTGGCCTGGACGAAGACCTACACCAACCGAGATGTAGTTCCCGCCGGCGCCGAGTTTGCATTTGATGCCGCGACTCTGCTGATGATGGCAGGCATGTTTGAGAACCGCGAGGCCGTGATTACCGGCACCATCCAGGCGGAGATTCCGACAGCACGCCGCTTGCTCGATCCGTATCGGAGGTTGCGCGTCTGA
- a CDS encoding phage major capsid protein, translating to MDATEIKSLIEKQGTAFEAFKAEHNAALADVKKGQEDVVRTDKVERINTEIGKLTAAIDDANSKLAAIQVGGANEETKAKGEYAKAFDRFFRKGDEAGLDAAAHANPKAAMNVGTPEDGGYTAPTEWDRTIVDKLKIVSPMRQIASVQTISGNGFSKLYNDRATASGWVGETAARPETAAAQFQQVTFATGEIYANPAATQRLLDDSEVNIESWLAGEVETEFAYQEGIAFVSGDGTNKPKGLLTYTTVGSHPWGAIPSVNSGDAAALTTDGLINLVYDLPSERTPNARFTMNRKTQGEIRKLRDGQDSYIWQPGLVSGQPATILGFPVTEMAAMPDVAADAIPVVFGDFTGYLVIDRMGIRILRDPYTNKPFVQFYTTKRVGGGVVDPTKLRYHVVSAGQ from the coding sequence ATGGACGCTACCGAAATCAAGTCCCTGATCGAAAAGCAGGGTACTGCCTTTGAGGCTTTCAAAGCCGAGCACAATGCCGCTCTTGCAGACGTCAAGAAGGGCCAGGAAGATGTGGTTCGCACCGATAAGGTCGAGCGCATCAACACCGAAATCGGCAAGCTGACCGCCGCGATCGACGACGCCAATTCGAAGTTGGCTGCGATTCAGGTCGGTGGCGCCAACGAAGAGACGAAGGCTAAGGGCGAGTACGCCAAGGCGTTCGATCGCTTCTTCCGGAAGGGCGACGAGGCTGGCCTTGATGCCGCTGCGCACGCCAACCCGAAGGCCGCTATGAATGTCGGCACGCCGGAAGACGGCGGCTATACCGCTCCGACCGAGTGGGATCGCACCATCGTCGACAAGCTCAAGATCGTTTCCCCAATGCGTCAGATCGCTTCGGTCCAGACGATTTCCGGCAACGGCTTCTCGAAGCTCTACAACGATCGCGCAACCGCATCTGGCTGGGTCGGCGAGACGGCTGCTCGCCCAGAGACGGCTGCCGCACAGTTCCAGCAGGTTACCTTCGCCACGGGCGAGATTTATGCCAACCCGGCCGCGACACAGCGCCTGCTTGATGACTCCGAAGTAAATATCGAGTCGTGGCTTGCCGGCGAAGTCGAGACCGAGTTTGCCTATCAGGAAGGCATCGCATTCGTATCGGGCGATGGTACCAACAAGCCGAAGGGCCTGCTGACCTACACCACGGTCGGTTCGCATCCGTGGGGCGCAATTCCGTCCGTTAATTCCGGCGATGCAGCCGCACTCACCACGGACGGCTTGATCAATCTGGTCTACGACCTTCCGAGCGAGCGCACCCCGAACGCGCGGTTCACTATGAACCGCAAGACGCAGGGTGAAATCCGTAAACTGAGGGACGGCCAGGACAGCTACATCTGGCAGCCCGGTCTTGTGTCCGGTCAGCCGGCAACGATCCTCGGCTTCCCGGTGACGGAAATGGCTGCAATGCCAGACGTCGCGGCCGATGCCATCCCGGTCGTGTTCGGTGACTTCACCGGCTACCTGGTTATTGACCGTATGGGCATCCGCATCCTGCGCGATCCGTACACCAACAAGCCGTTCGTGCAGTTCTACACCACGAAGCGCGTTGGCGGTGGCGTCGTCGATCCGACGAAGCTGCGCTACCACGTCGTTTCGGCTGGCCAATAA